AAGTGAGATAGAAGGATGTATGCTGATGCCTTGTATTGTGTGGTGATAGCTCGTCGAAGAAGTGTTCAAGAAGATAGTCAAGAAATTCTCGGCCTACCCAGAATCATGGACGCGGTTCGCAGAGTTTTAcctgaagaagggagatgtggaGAGTGCTAGGGCCTTGTTACCTAGAGCTACGAAATCTTTGGATAAATCCAAGCGTGAGTGCGGTCAATTCTGGGGACAGAAAGGAAAAAGGGGGAATAAGGACAAAGGGGGAATAAGGACAAAGGACATAGCTGACGTGTTCGAGGGGATCTATATAGACGTCGAAACTATCGAAAAGATGTCATTACTCGAATTCAAATACGGTGACTCCGAAAGAGCCAAGACACTCTTTGAGGGGCTTGTTGATCGATTCCCCAAACGATTGGATCTGTGGGGAGTCTACATTGATCAGTTGGCTAAGATTGATGATATTCAGGGAGTGAGGGGTTTGGTGGATAGGGCGTTGAATCAGAAATTGACCAGTAAAAAGGCCAAGTGGGTACTTCCTCGTCGACGTGCTTGTCACCCATACTAATATTCTATTCGTTTGTTAGATTCCTTTTCAAGAAGCTCTTGACTATCGAACAGAGGATAGGCGATGAGAAGGGTCAGGAGAAGGCTAAAGAGAGGGCTAAAGCATGGGTTTTGGAGAATACTAAGCCTGATcctgaggaggaagaggaggaagaggagagtgaggaagaagagtagtCTGTGATTTCTCTAAAAATGGGTTGTTTGCATTTTTTGTTCTGTTTCTGGCTTGTTTTGGTCCATAGTAATGCATAGTATATCACGTTTGTTATCTTATCTGAGGGCATGGAGATGTCTCAATAATGAGGGTTGAAGGGGTACTGGCGAAAAACAATGGTACTCGTATGCAAATGCGAATGCGGGGTCTCCATGTTGATCTCGTTCGCGAACGTCGACTAAGAATCCCAGTTGTCGTACTGGCACAGTCCACATTTAcatttccttttcctttgatCCGATACTGTATTCTTCTAATATATTACACACCTCCTCTCACATACCTTGCAGAACGAAGTAAGAAGAGAACAACAGGCAATATGCCCTCACCAAACCCTTCGGCATACTATGAAACcctcttccattcctcctcgcTGAACCTCGTGATACCTCAGATATCCTCTTTGCCTGATGAGCCGACTGGTAGTGACAATGACCTTGCTCAGTGGTGGGAGAGCGTAGAGGGTACAGCAACGAGAGAATCAGCTTTCTTTGGTGAGTTATGAAGAGCCTATCTTCCGAGTATGAGgcagtcaagctgatattaGTTTATTAGATGAAAAGCTGTTTTACTTCTTATCGATGCACCTTCCCGATGAGGTACTTCGTGATTTGCCTGGAACGCCAGCTATGGACGCGAAGGAACCTACTTCTGAGATGTTAAGGTTTCTTGGGAGACTTCAGGTGAGTATGATGGATCACTCGAAACCGCTTCAGCTTCCACTCTCCGAATGATTCCTGTACAAAGGAATAGTAGCTGACGAGTGATATAGTTAACAATGACAGCCTCGttcatcccttccctcccacaTCCAAATACCAGGACAACATTCACACCCACATCTGCCATACCGgtatcaacctcttcttcctccctcgcACCGCCCGCTCCACCACGAacacccctctcatccaccgAAAACAGCGGGTCATTCCCACCCGTCACGCCCAATCCTTTTCCAGCTATGAACCAGGGTGAAGAGCAGTATGCCAACGTGGAAGGAGTGGTCGTGTGGGAAGGACCCGTGGAAGAGGTATCAGGACCGTGGGAGGAGGGTAAACCGAAGATAACCAGTAATGCTCCgggaggtggaaggaggattaTAAGAATTaaggaagggtgggaagTAATCTGGAGAGGGGAAGTTCCAATTGCCTATGTTCGAACCCAAATCCAGAATCCCCTTTTGGCACTTACTGCATCGGTGACACTACGTGATCAAACGCATACGAAGACTCATCGACGGAATGCTCAGAGTATAGATACGAGTTCGATACGCAGTGGAACTACTATCAGAACAGATGTGAcggacgaggatgaggatggcgaTGAGTACGCGGGAATGGAGGAAATAGACTTACTAGGTGGTCTGGCTGGTGGGGAAGATATCATGCCTGCTACGAGACTGGCACCCTCCATACGTCAAGATCTATCTATACCTGCCTCGTCGTCTTCGGTAAATCCTCCATTACCATTATCAGCCATCACTCCCCTCTCGGCACCTACCATCGTTACTCCTTCTACCACCTCGACCGAGGGTGCTGGACCAAGTAGGGAGCGGGGCAATTTACCATCGACCATCCAACCTATTGTCTCTACTACCTTGCGGAAATCGTATAGAAGGGTATTATCGTTATCGCCCGGATTACGAGTCCGTATGCGAACCCTGTTCTTACCTCAATTACTCACTTcgaatgaggatgacgaagaggaaggagagaaatGTGTGATTTTATGCgtggagattgagaattCGCCCGAATCTTCCCTTGATAATGGCTTTGAAGTCATCAAGGTCAATCTGGAGATATCAGGTAAAGGTGGAAAGGTTTCAACTGAACTTATCGAAAGTACCAAATTCCCACTGAGGTTGGGAAGTATTGAACAGTATAACCTGTTATACAAGGTCAAGATCgcctcttcaccttctgttCAGGATAGTATAGGACGCGAcggggtggaggagattaTCAACAAGTCGTTAGGGCGGAACGATGAGATTAGACCAGTATCAATCATTGTGATTGGGAAACCATTCACCAGGATCCCCTCGACTACTCCGGAGGATGCCCAGTTCAAATACCAGACAAAAGAATTTCACTCAAGGTGGAACTGTTCATTGGATCTCAGCTCATTCCATAATGAGGATAAACATACTCTCCCAACAATCTTACCTAAATCCAGTAATAGAAGTAATAGAAACTCCAAGACTTCATCTCTCCCGCCAGCCATAGCAGGGGATAAGCGATACTCCCTAGCTCATTTGCTGACAatggaaaaggagaaggagcttCATTCTCAATTACACGGGAAGAAACCTCTAATGCCCAGTCAAATGATCAACCAACCTTCCAACAGGATTAGCTCGTTGAATGCGAATACGAAACAGCAGATCGTAAAGGAAGAACATGGATTGATGGTCTCCATCAAGCTTTTATCGACCACCTCGAACAATGGTCGATCAAGTATACAGCCGTTAGATACATTCTCGTTGGAGATATTCGTACATAATCGGTCGGAGCAAGTTAAAAGGTTCAGGTTGAACGTGCCTCCTCGGActgaggtggaggggaggataagggagatttgggagaagaggaggaggatcaggggggcggaagaggtggattgggggGTCGATGAGGCGGGTGAGTGTACTTTGCCTCTTAGACCAGAGCCTGCAGTATTGCTTAACGTCGAGTATACGGATTGATGTCATTTGGTAATTTATGTCCTGATAGTCCTCAAACAATCGCTTGTATCTCATCAATCCACCTCGCCCGCTATCATACCTCTCGAAAATGACGTACGCTGCGGACCACTCCTACCATACACCGGTCTATCAACTCGGATCAAGTTCCTAGCGCTGAGAGAGGGTCTACATAAGATTGAGAAGCTAAGGGTGGTCAGCAATGACAATGAATTTGATTTTATGATTAGGTAAGTACTTGTGCATCTTTTCGCCTTCATTAATCATTCCAAGAGAATGGGAAGCTAATTGAGATGTGATGGTTGTTAGTCCTGTACTTGATGTCGTTGTTGGGTGAGATGGTTGCATCAAATGAGTGATAGAGTATAGAATACTTGGTGCTTTGCTAGGCTGCTCGGAAGGTTCTATTGACACGCTGCTAGAAGATTATGAACATGATGCATAATGACTTATATATACTCCATATTTATATATCTATGAGCAGAATCGTTCAATCATCCTATCACTACCAACTTCTATTTTTGGTCATGATTATCCATCTAAGGAGTGGCTCGACCCATCCATCTGGGGTACAACGAACATTCTCGGACGGTCCATCTGTTGAGTAACCAAGCGAGGAATCGCTATGATTGTAAACGCATAATATCAGCCTACTATCCTATGTACCATACCAATTGAACAAGAGATCGAGTAATAGAGTGACTGATATTGGATTTAGAAGATtttgaactcacctcaacacccaGTCCATAACCTCCATGTTCGGTGGTACCATATTTCCTCTGATCAGTAAACCAGTAGTACGGGTCCGAAGGGATTCCTTCCCTCTTATAAGCAGCCATGAGGGTATCGTAATCCGTAATCCTCATCGATCCACCAACGACCTCCCCAACGTTCGGCATAAGCACATCCACCGACTCTGTAAAGTCCGGAGCAGATGCCAAAGGCTGCATGTAAAATGCCTTGAGCAACTTGGGGAAGTGAATAAGCATGATGGGTCGGTTAATCTGGTCGGTCATTTTTCGTTCGGCCGCTTCGGCAATATCATCCCCTACGACGTGATCTTGCCCGTCCTCTTTCTTGATACCGTTCTCGTTGAGGTATTTGATCGCATCTCGGTAGTCCATCCTTAGGAATGGTCTTGAggggggttggaaggtggggttgagggttTTAATTATTTCGGATGAGACTGGGTCGGCGAGGAGGGTGTCGACCACGTCGCAGATCTGTAATGAGATACACGCCATATTAGCAAGATGTACAAATCAATTTTAGACTTCACTCACCATATCCTCGAGATGGTCCAAGAGATCTTTGAATTGGATAAACACCAACTCAGCTTCCAAGTGTGTGTATTCAGATAAATGTCGTCTCGTCAAACTCTTCTCGGCTCTGAAACTCTCCTGAATGCAGTACACGTCTCCCAGAGAAGGGAGGACAGTTTCGAGGTACAGCTGACTCGATTGGGTAAGGTAGGCGGGAGCACCATAGTAATCAAATTCGAATAACGTTGATCCTCCCTCGACGGAAGTTTGTACCATACAAGGTGGGGTGACTTCGGTAATTCTTCGCTTGTGGAAGGAATCTCGGAATGCTCGGAGGAGAAGGGCTCGGACTCGCATGACTGAAGTGGCTGTCTCCCCACGGAGTTCGAGGTGTCGAAGATCCGCTCGGATAGAGGCGTCTGTATCCTGTAGTGTGCAGGTGAAGCGTCAGCTATACGTTGTTTTCGGAATTCGTAGGAGAGAAGTAGAGGGAATATGGTTTAACGAAAGCTTGACCAACCTGTTGTAACCTTCCATCGAAGGCGTCCGCCCCTCCAGGCGCTCTACCAATAATCTTCCAGTAATCCACTAACAACTCCACACCACCGGGCGCAGTCTGGCCTTCCTTTACTTTCTCAACCGTACCGACCAATTCTACTGTGCTTTCTGTGGTGAGGTCCAAAGCGTCCAAAGTCTTGATACAATCTCCAGTCAAAATACATTGCAACATGGCAGTACCGTCTCTGACCACGAGGAAGTAGTTGGTCTTTTGAGGTCGGAATCTGTGGACCCATCCGTTGATTCGTACTCTCTGTCCAACCAGTTCAGGGACAGCGTAGATCTTGGTCTACACCATCAATCAAGCAAGAACATCAGCTTCTGTCTGCAGGTCTTCCGTTTTGACCAACGAGCTGATTTGACCAAACATACCTTCTTGGACTCCTTCGACGCATCATCGACCAAAATCACACCCTTAgcctcttccctcctcaatctttccttctcttccctttctgcCTTCTCCTTAGCCAGCCTATCTCCCTCAGCAGCCAACTTAGCTTGAGATTTCCTCCATCCACTGATGTTCTTcaccaacttcttcttgccAGAAGTGGAAATTTCAACCCATTCGTTTCGTTCTACCGAGTCTGGCTTTCTTACCATCAGATTAGCCACGCTTGAGGGGTTGGCATCGCTCTCTGCTGGTGGGTTGAGGGACTGGTATGCTGCGAGGGGAGTAGCGAATGGTGAGAGTTCGGCACCAGTACCGGTCGTGTCGTTTCCCGCTTTCTCGTCGATGTAGAGAATTGGGAGGGCTATGAATGTAGAGAGGGGTTTGTGAGCTATACTGTGATAGCATCAATCATAAAGTAGCTCACCAGATTTGGCAGAGTCATCTTTCGACTGTTCACCCAAGTAGAGAGTCTCAGCTACGCTGTTGGCGAGCTTGGTAGCTACACCTTGGGCTTGTtcggtgatggtgggttgggCAGATTCGGCCATGCTGGGCGAGGGGCTGCGCGGTCGATGTAGAATGCAATGAGCGAGCGAGAAGGTATGGAAATGACTCCTATGAGTTCTTTATGAGTTTGTTGACGAGACGAATAGAAAGGAAGGAACAAGTCGAGTCGAAATCAAAGTGAATTTCAGTTGTTCTCTGCACACAGACCGAAAGGAAAAGGACCGAGCGTACCTATTCAACTCAACTGAGGAATGATAACGAGATAAGGGGCGTCACTATATTGCCACGTCATGATTTACCGCGATTGGAGACCCCGCATTCTGTAGCATTCCCGTCTAATCCGGTTAGTTGCCAATTCATTTCCCATTCAGATAGAGAgagcatcaacatcaacgttCCTATCTCTCACCCACCCCATCTTATATCTCGATACCCCTTGTCAAGTATACAGAGCCTCACGCAATGACACAAGGGTTCGGGACCCCCTCGGTAGCTATAGCCACCACTCCAACAGTAATTtctaccttcttctcccacctCTTCGCACGAAACAAACGCAAATCGCAGTCCAAGAAATCACTGGAACAGGGTGGGCCAGGAGGAGGACCAGAGAATCAGCTGAGCTATGAGGAAGGGTTGAAGGTCATAAGGAGGTTTCTCGAGTTTGCGAGCCATCATGGTGTGGAGGAAGTGCAGGGGTTTACGGCTATGTGGGTGCCTACGCCGCGTGAGTTGAGTATGCCTCTGGATGATATCGCAAATCGCGGCGTAGAGGAGGAGTAAGGACAGTCCATTTAGTGTTCAGAGATTTGATAGATACATCTGCAAGACGACGAAGTAGTGAGCAGGGATGTTCAGAATCAAGCTGACCTGAATTTTCATCCCAGATTGGGTGAGACGAGAAACAGTGACAATACCCGATACGAACATCCGAGCTGCCGAGGATATCTTATCCAAGCATTTATCAACTTACGGCCCAGAGGGGGAACAGGGAGGTGGACTCAAGCTGATAGGGGGAGATAAATGGtggagggtgagaggtaGGACCCTGGAAGGGGAATGGATAGAGGTGAGTGGACAGCTTTATACGTATTGAAAATGGGAAGAAAGGCTAAGCTCATAACACATCGTGTAGATGCAAAAAGATT
The sequence above is a segment of the Kwoniella bestiolae CBS 10118 chromosome 8, complete sequence genome. Coding sequences within it:
- a CDS encoding asparagine-tRNA ligase, giving the protein MAESAQPTITEQAQGVATKLANSVAETLYLGEQSKDDSAKSALPILYIDEKAGNDTTGTGAELSPFATPLAAYQSLNPPAESDANPSSVANLMVRKPDSVERNEWVEISTSGKKKLVKNISGWRKSQAKLAAEGDRLAKEKAEREEKERLRREEAKGVILVDDASKESKKTKIYAVPELVGQRVRINGWVHRFRPQKTNYFLVVRDGTAMLQCILTGDCIKTLDALDLTTESTVELVGTVEKVKEGQTAPGGVELLVDYWKIIGRAPGGADAFDGRLQQDTDASIRADLRHLELRGETATSVMRVRALLLRAFRDSFHKRRITEVTPPCMVQTSVEGGSTLFEFDYYGAPAYLTQSSQLYLETVLPSLGDVYCIQESFRAEKSLTRRHLSEYTHLEAELVFIQFKDLLDHLEDMICDVVDTLLADPVSSEIIKTLNPTFQPPSRPFLRMDYRDAIKYLNENGIKKEDGQDHVVGDDIAEAAERKMTDQINRPIMLIHFPKLLKAFYMQPLASAPDFTESVDVLMPNVGEVVGGSMRITDYDTLMAAYKREGIPSDPYYWFTDQRKYGTTEHGGYGLGVERFLAWLLNRWTVRECSLYPRWMGRATP